The segment aaaaatatcttttttttttgaaagaaaatggcataaaaaaaaattatatctaatcgtaagaatattagttttttatatatctataaatttttaaatattatttaggctttttttataattattaattttatattattttattagttttatacaaattgatttaaatatatatcaaatatatattaattagtaaaaatagtaaaatctataatatttaataaaattctattttttatataagttagattttaaaaattcctTACTGCactggtgcaggaaaacacctagtaatagtataaataatgtCCAAATATAGTCTATTTTTTAATTCAGTTAatgaaaaatcaatttaaatatatatatataattagatcaaaattaatatttactaTATTAAGGGTTattcaatcaatttttaaaaatatttatcaaataaaaataatttagaacaattaatcattttttttataaatttaaaataatcattcatCAATGTGAAACCGGtttaaaaatgaattatataCAAAACGGGTTACCTTAGCTTTTATAATTAGAAAGGAAAATTTAACCAATACAAAACAAGTTAAACAAACGaattaactttttatacatCAAAAAATAATCCCAGATTTTTAAAACACCGATCTAATTCTAATAATGTATTCGAAATGCAGAACATattagcatatatatatatatatatatatactatatatataatatacagcACTTAATAAAAAAGGCacagttaaaaatatttagccACAACATAAAAGACTCCAAAAACATTATGTTTACTAAAGATTTACAAGTAGATTTTTTTGACTGAAGAACTTTTTGGTTGCTTCAATTTATAACCGCGTATgttgtttatattatttacagTCAAAAGTCAGGGAAGAGAGAGGGCAACTCGAAACGACGTACGCATCCGCCGTCCTCACCGTTCGCTTAAAAGCGGGCGCGCAGTTAGCCACTTCTCACCCACaaaacatctctctctctctctcagatatCGTAAACACTCGCACTAAAAAATAACATTTGTTTCCCGTTGTGAATTTGATGCGCAGAGAGGCCGATCCGTAAACCGTAGATCAAGAAGCTTCTCTAGATCCAGACTCGCCGTCGAAGGCCACTGAAAATCACCATCTCTCTCTCGCAAAcacatctttttcttttttttttttttaatttccggACGAAACACCTTTTCCCCACAATGGCAGCAGCATCGTACGGTGAGATCTCGATTAGAACACGTTTTtgttacaaaattaaatgatttatatatccGCTTTTTAAAATAATCGAGAATGTTTTTATCTGAattaagattttgttataattggaataataataatataataataataataataataataataataataaataaaatgatgtGGGGGGAGCAGAGGCAGAGCGTGATGTCCAGAAGAATTACTGGATTGGCATTCCGCTGTCTCACTGTTGAAGCCATGATGCTCGACTCTCGAGCCTCTGATCTCGACAAGGAAGACGCCCGAGGTTTaccttttactttttttctaaaatatatttttgtgatatCTTTGTTGAATCttattggttttggttttaacGGCTGCAGGTGCTCTCTTTGCTCCCGCCATATGAAGGCAAATCGGTGCTGGAACTTGGAGCTGGGTATTGGTCGGTTCACTGGTGAATTGGCTCAGAAGCGTGGTCAACTCATCGCTCTTGACTTCATTTGATAGCGTCATCaagaaggttttttttttacttgctTTCACATTCTCAAGGTGTTGTTTTTACGCGTAATTGCTCATCACTTGTTAATGTTTATTGCAGAATGAGAGTGTCAACGGGCACTACAAGAATGTGAAGTTTATGTGTGCTGATGTCACATCCCCTGACCTCAACATCACTGATGGATCCATTGATTTGATTTTCTCCAACTGGCTTCTCATGTATCTCTCTGACAAAGAGGATATTAAGATCTCATCCTTTTATATCATTAAGAGGcgattcagtttttttttttaattggttttggTGGGATGCAGGGTGGAGCTTTTGGCTGAAAGGATGGTTGGTTGGATCAAAGTTGGAGGATACATTTTCTTCAGAGAATCTTGCTTCCACCAATCTTGGTGCAGCAAGCGCAATCCAACCCCACTCACTACCGTGAACCCGGTTTCTATACCAAGGTTCTTACTTTTTTACACAACTGCATTTTCAATTGTTTAGCGGATTAGGGATAGTTAGAATGCCTATGGCTATACTTAAGGTATGTTGAGATTTACGAGAGTTTAGTGACTTTAAATCGAAGAATAAAGGGTACATAACCACTTAATTTGCTGTGCTTTTGGTGTTTGCTTGTTTTGGTTTATCTTATCTTTTGAAGTAATGTATTGGAATACTGAAGTTCACTCCCGTAGAAGTTATGTGGCATTTAAAAAGTCTATTATGGTGAATAAATGCAGGGTGTTTCAAGAATGTGTGACTCGAGATGCTGCTGGGAACTCTTTTGAGCTCTCCTATGATCGGGCAAAGTGCATTGGAGCTTATGtgaagaacaagaagaatcaGAACCAGGTAGCACTTAATATAAAACTATGTCTATATCCTTTTACTCCAAGATCTTAAACCACTGATAACACTCTTTTGTGATGTGGAATGCAGATTTGTTGGGTTTGGCAGAAAGTCAGCTCACAAAACGACAGAGGCTTCCAACGTTTCTTGGACAATGTTCAGTACAAATCCAGTGGGATCCTACGCTATGAGCTGTCTTTGGACATGGCTATGTGAGCACTGGTGGAATCGGGTAAATCCCTATTTGTTTTGCTTGCGTTGTGTTGTGTGTTTTATGAATACGATCAGTTATTACATGTGTTTGTGTTATGTTTCTTAATACAGAGACAACCCAAAGAGTTTGTGGAGAAAATGGATCTGAAACCAGGACAGAAAGTGTTAGATGTTGGTTGTNNNNNNNNNNNNNNNNNNNNNNNNNNNNNNNNNNNNNNNNNNNNNNNNNNNNNNNNNNNNNNNNNNNNNNNNNNNNNNNNNNNNNNNNNNNNNNNNNNNNAACCATGGGTTCCACcattataatttcattttatagtatattatctatatttgaatgcattataaaattaatttacataaTCACTCTATTTggtaagaaatataaaataaaatataatattactttcattataatataaacttaatatacaaaatacaaCTGTTCGTAATAGTATTTTTCACCAATTATTTTAGtcttatataaatttagatttcaTATATTCGTAATTCATTTTATCAATTATAGTATATTCAGCTATATTTGATATATCCTTAAACTATAATtgagttaaaaaatattttgatttatcaTGGAATATTTTCAATATCAGTGGAATAAAGATCTGTAATTATTGTTTGATCGGTGATCAAAAAAATCCAGAAACTTTACGAAGGGGAGTGTATTGaactaatgattttagaatGTTTTGATGGATTTTACAATTTTGGGATTTAAAGTGAATTCAGGAGATAGTTCAGTATTTTGTTTGGGTATTTAAAAAAAGATCAGTGTTTTGGTAAGATTTCTCGTTTAAATTTTGGAGTGTTTTGGGTGATTTAATAACACTGCTATATTTGTCAAATTCATGCATAATTGTTTGAGTTATGAATCAATAGAAGCTCTCAGTTTTACATAAGCTTTAACCCATGACTTCCAGATTTTACACAAAAtgtcaaaaacaaacaaaattatcaCTACAAGAAGTTAGACATacatttttatagaaatttgtTCTTCTGGGAAAACAAAACTGAATTTCTCCGTATTCTCCACTAAAAATATACAAACCACGGTTGTAAATTTACAAATCTCTAGAGATTCACTTTCTCTCAAGATTTATATGGAATCCTCTCATTGGACATAAAGACGTTGGCCACGAGCACTAACCTTTGAATCATCGGATTTGTCTTCTCACATAGTTTTTGCAGCCATCATCAATAGCAATCCAGTTCCACATTTCACATTATTTACATGAATAGATCATTCAAACCCGTAGAATATATGCTAAATTATATCGTTAATTTAAAGCTACAACTCGACTGAAGCTCATAGTTAAACCAACTACAGAAGAATTGAGGGAtgatatatatgaaaatgagAACAATTGATAAtagagaaaataagaaaatcgaATCAGATTTAAACATAATGGGATCTGGAATTTTTTTGCAGTTTTTCTAAATGTACAAGGTTTTTCGAAAAGTTTTCATCAAATAACATATGTAGAGGTGGGATTTGACTACGCCTATTTTTAAGTAAAAGAATGGTGCAAATCATTCTGAAATCTTTTTCTTAACAAACTCTTGAAAGAatgatttattttgaataacagtagatttgatTTAGGTTTTACAAACTACTGATTAAATAACAGAGGATTTCAAGTGACTTTTAATAATtgtacataaattatatattcaataaCAGAGTATTTTAACAAGCATTTTAGAAATCATCACTTGAATAACACAAGATTTTAAAGAAAACCCAAACCattctaaaatcattagttCAATACACCCCCGAATAGTTaattcctgttttttttttcaattatccTTCAATATCTTTAATCTATAAGAAAtccaaaagaaattatattgtaaatatggtatatatataagACTAGCTGCTCGagactttttatttatttttctctttccaAATAATCTACAATTTTCataattaagttaaaaaatctacATTCTCAGATGtctattttgaaatatttatttccacttaaagtatttttgtataattttttaccGGAAATCAATTAAAcaattagtattttatataattgaaatcGAAAAAATCATGAATATTCTTCctatgcaatatatatatatatgtgaatatgAATCACTTAAGGtagttacaaaatttgaaaaattcatgTGAATTTAGCTAGAGAATATCCTAATATTATgtgaaactaaaaaaacaaacaacctATAAATTTTGCTCAACAACTTATAAATGTGAAGTCAGTTAAAGAACTTTTTTAATTGAgatattttactataattaGGATAAAACCACTTAAACTAATATTATGAAAAGTTAACAAATACAAACAACCTATAAATTTTGCTCCATATTCCTTTTTAAACAGTTGGTATGAGTTTTATTTACGAAGTACAATTACTGAAATCCAAAAATAATCCCCTAAACTATATGGggattttcaaaaataccactttcaaggtaccattattcatctttaccaccacaaaagacacattttcaaaaataccttatttattaaaatggtaaagactcttatatctttatttttatatgtttttcaaaattctaatcccaaattctaattcctaaacctccaattctaaaccctaaacccaaaatcttcaactctaaaccctaaaccctaaactatataccctaaattcaatatcctaaaccctaaaccctaaagtctaaactataaaccttaaatccttaactctaaaccctaaatcctaaactctaaaccctaagctatataccttaaaccctaaaacatcaaatctaaaccctaaatcccaaacctttaaatctagacccttcattaaaagtagttgtaaaagtggttagtgtaaacatgaaaagtggtactatgaaaatggtatttttggcaatttctcaaacTATATTTACGAAGTGATTTTGACACATATTCTCTCTACAATTAATTTCACAAAACAAGTATGATAtgactattaaaattgatgacatgactTCCGGagaaatatgacatggataatttcatttaatgttgatttatacttttggcaaacttattagaatatggtaataattatatattacatttaatattgatatttattttggtaattttttttaaatatggtaatagctcatacatcatctataaaataaatatattcatatataacatttcaaatttcaaattattattatttttgtataattatacaatttgtattactaaaactttcaaaaaatctacaattttaaaaatatttaaatatctaatcgtaagattattagtttcttatatatcaacaaactttattaatattttaggatcattttttataattatacaattttatatcattttattagttttataaaaattaatttaatatatatcaaatatatattaaatattagtaaaatagtaaaatatataatatttaataaaatatatttttaaatattagttagatttaaaaacatatataacatttcaaattcgaaatattattatttttgtataactatacaatttgtattactaaaactttcaaaaaatttctacaatttttaaaaaaaaatatctttttttttgaaagaaaatggcaataaaaaaaaattatatctaatcgtaagaatattagttttttatatatctataaattttataaatattatttaggctaattttttataattataaaattttatattattttattagttttatacaaattgatttaatatatatcaaatatatattaaaaattagtaagaaaatagtaaaatctataatatttaataaaatttatttttaaatataagttagatttaaaaaattccttactgcacatggtgcaggaaaacacctagtaattAGTATAAATAATGTCCAAATATAAGTCTATTTTTTAATTCAGTTTaatgaaaaaatcaatttaaaatattatatatataattagatccaaaattaatatttactaTATTAAGGGTTAttcaatcaaattttaaaaatatttatcaaataaaaataatttagaaaacatataattcatttttattatataaatttaaaataatcattcatCAATGTGAAACCGGTTTAAAATGAATTATATACAAACGGGTTACCTTAGCTTTTAtaattagaaaaggaaaatttaacCAATACAAAACAAGTTAAACAAACGaattaactttttatacatCAAAAAATAATCCCAGATTTTTAAAACACCGATCTAATTCTAATAATGTATTCGAAATgcagattatatatatatatatatatatatatatatatataataatatacagcACTTAATAAAAAAGGCACAGTTAAAAATATTAGCCACAACATAAAAGACTCCAAAACATTATGTTTACTAAAGATTTACAAGTAGATTTTTGACTGAAGAACTTTTTGGTTGCTTCAATTTATAACCGCGTATgttgtttatattatttacagTCAAAGTCAGGGAAAGAGAGAGGGCAACCTCGAAAACGACGTCACCGTTTCGCTATAAAAGCGGGCGCGCAGTTAGCCACTTTCTCACCCACAcaaacatctctctctctctctcagatatCGTAAACACTCGCACTAAAAAATAACATTTGTTTCCCGTTGTGAATTGATGCAGCAGAGAGGCCGATCCGTAAACCGTAGATCAAGAAGCTTCTCTAGATCCAGACTCGCCGTCGAAGGCCACTGAAAATCACCATCTCTCTCTCGCAAAcacatcttttttcttttttttttttttaatttccgaCGAAACACCTTTTCCCCCACAATGGCAGCAGCATCGTACGGTGAGATCTCCGATTAGAACACGTTTTtgttacaaaattaaaatgattatatatcgCTTTTTAAATAATCGAGAATGTTTTTATCTGAATTAAGATTTTGTTTAATtggaataataataataataataataataataataataataataataataaataaatgatgtGGGGGGAGCAGAGGCAGAGCGTGATGTCCAGAAGAATTACTGGATTGAGCATTCCGCTGATCTCACTGTTGAAGCCATGATGCTCGACTCTCGAGCCTCTGATCTCGACAAGGAAGAACGCCCCGAGGTTTACCTTTtacttttttctaaaatatatttttgttgatatCTTTGTTGAATcttattggtttggttttaacGCTGCAGGTGCTCTCTTTGCTCCCGCCATATGAAGGCAAATCGGTGCTGGAACTTGGAGCTGGTATTGGTCGGTTCACTGGTGAATTGGCTCAGAAGGCTGGTCAACTCATCGCTCTTGACTTCATTGATAGCGTCATCAAGAaggttttttttcttacttgCTTTCACATTCTCAAGGTGTTGTTTTTACGCGTAATTGCTCATCACTTGTTAATGTTTATTGCAGAATGAGAGTGTCAACGGGCACTACAAGAATGTGAAGTTTATGTGTGCTGATGTCACATCCCCTGACCTCAACATCACTGATGGATCCATTGATTTGATTTTCTCCAACTGGCTTCTCATGTATCTCTCTGACAA is part of the Raphanus sativus cultivar WK10039 chromosome 5, ASM80110v3, whole genome shotgun sequence genome and harbors:
- the LOC108862712 gene encoding LOW QUALITY PROTEIN: phosphoethanolamine N-methyltransferase 1 (The sequence of the model RefSeq protein was modified relative to this genomic sequence to represent the inferred CDS: inserted 4 bases in 3 codons; deleted 2 bases in 2 codons) — encoded protein: MAAASYEAERDVQKNYWIGIPLXLTVEAMMLDSRASDLDKEERLQVLSLLPPYEGKSVLELGAGIGRFTGELAQKRGQLIALDFIDSVIKKNESVNGHYKNVKFMCADVTSPDLNITDGSIDLIFSNWLLMYLSDKEVELLAERMVGWIKVGGYIFFRESCFHQSWCSKRXSNPTHYREPGFYTKSIMVNKCRVFQECVTRDAAGNSFELSYDRAKCIGAYVKNKKNQNQICWVWQKVSSQNDRGFQRFLDNVQYKSSGILRYEXVFGHGYVSTGGIGQPKEFVEKMDLKPGQKVLDVGLE